A genomic region of Tamandua tetradactyla isolate mTamTet1 chromosome 2, mTamTet1.pri, whole genome shotgun sequence contains the following coding sequences:
- the PLA2G5 gene encoding phospholipase A2 group V, whose product MKTFLALAWFLACSVPSVPGGLLELKSMIEEATGKNALMDYGFYGCYCGWGGQGTPKDGTDWCCWVHDHCYGRLEEKGCSIWTQSYRYRFARGLVTCARGSFCQVHLCACDRKFVYCLRRNLWNYNPSYQYFPNVLCI is encoded by the exons ATGAAGACCTTCCTCGCCCTGGCTTGGTTCCTGGCTTGTA GTGTGCCCTCTGTGCCAGGGGGCTTGCTAGAACTGAAGTCAATGATCGAGGAGGCGACTGGCAAGAACGCCTTGATGGACTATGGCTTTTATGGCTGTTATTGTGGTTGGGGTGGCCAAGGGACTCCCAAGGATGGCACTGACTG GTGCTGTTGGGTGCATGACCACTGCTATGGGCGGCTGGAGGAGAAAGGCTGCAGCATCTGGACCCAGTCCTACAGATACAGATTCGCACGGGGCTTGGTCACCTGTG CACGCGGGTCCTTCTGCCAGGTGCACCTCTGTGCCTGCGACCGGAAGTTCGTCTACTGCCTGCGTAGAAATCTTTGGAACTACAATCCCAGTTACCAATACTTTCCCAATGTCCTCTGCATCTAG